The Aquidulcibacter paucihalophilus genome has a window encoding:
- the rpoH gene encoding RNA polymerase sigma factor RpoH, giving the protein MAVTRSLAVMSPEQGLSRYLTEIRKFPMLAKDEEFMLAKRWTEHQDAESAHRLVTSHLRLVAKIAMGYRGYGLPIGEVISEGNVGLMQAVKKFDPDKGFRLATYAMWWIRASIQEYILRSWSLVKMGTTAAQKKLFFNLRKAKSQISAFEEGDLRPEHLSAIATKLGVSEEEVTNMNRRLGGDASLNAPLRADGESEWQDWLADDTAVSQETQLAEDEEKSIRRGLLEEAMHELTDREKHILTERRLKDDPVTLEELAGQYGVSRERVRQIEVRAFEKLQKAMRAAAEERNLVDA; this is encoded by the coding sequence ATGGCTGTAACCAGATCACTCGCGGTGATGTCGCCTGAACAGGGGCTGTCGCGATACCTGACGGAAATCCGCAAGTTCCCCATGCTTGCGAAAGACGAAGAATTCATGCTCGCCAAACGCTGGACCGAGCACCAGGACGCCGAGAGCGCCCACCGCCTTGTGACATCGCACCTGCGCCTCGTGGCCAAGATCGCCATGGGTTATCGCGGCTACGGCCTGCCGATCGGCGAGGTGATCTCAGAGGGCAACGTCGGCCTGATGCAGGCCGTCAAGAAATTCGATCCGGACAAGGGCTTCCGCCTGGCGACCTACGCCATGTGGTGGATCCGCGCCTCGATCCAGGAATACATCCTGCGCAGCTGGTCGCTCGTGAAGATGGGCACCACGGCCGCGCAGAAGAAGCTGTTCTTCAACCTGCGCAAGGCCAAGAGCCAGATCTCGGCCTTCGAGGAAGGCGACCTGCGTCCCGAACACCTCTCGGCGATCGCCACCAAGCTGGGCGTGTCCGAGGAAGAGGTCACCAACATGAACCGCCGCCTCGGCGGCGACGCCTCACTGAACGCGCCCCTGCGCGCCGACGGCGAGAGCGAGTGGCAGGACTGGCTGGCCGACGACACGGCGGTCTCGCAGGAGACCCAGCTCGCCGAGGACGAAGAGAAATCGATCCGCCGCGGCCTGCTGGAAGAGGCCATGCATGAGCTGACCGACCGCGAGAAGCACATCCTCACGGAACGCCGCCTGAAGGACGATCCGGTCACGCTCGAGGAACTCGCCGGCCAGTACGGCGTGTCCCGCGAACGCGTGCGCCAGATCGAGGTCCGCGCCTTCGAGAAGCTACAGAAGGCCATGCGCGCCGCCGCCGAAGAGCGGAACCTGGTCGACGCATAG
- a CDS encoding RluA family pseudouridine synthase → MSDDPLIEEFAADEDLPPVLEARLTTGGARLDKTLSDLFPTLSRARVQVLLADGAVTRDGQPVSNASAKALPGLYAVAMPAVISAIPQPENIPLTVLFEDAHLIVIDKPAGMAVHPAPGSETGTLVNALLHHCATSLSGIGGVARPGIVHRLDKHTSGVMVAAKSDAAHAGLSALFAAHDIERTYIALVRGAPQPEKGRIVSNLGRSTGDRKKMAVLRVGGREAITDYVVEAMFGASPRKGSRPATPPLAARVACTLHTGRTHQIRVHMASKGSPLLGDPVYGTGSPANPVRAAIETAGLTRQALHATILGFDHPVTGEALRFETSPPADMLILEAALAGL, encoded by the coding sequence GTGTCTGACGACCCCCTGATCGAAGAATTCGCCGCCGACGAAGACCTCCCGCCGGTTCTGGAGGCCAGGCTCACGACGGGTGGTGCCCGTCTCGACAAGACCCTGTCCGACCTCTTTCCGACCCTGTCCCGCGCCCGCGTCCAGGTCCTGCTGGCGGACGGTGCCGTGACACGCGACGGCCAGCCGGTTTCCAACGCCTCGGCCAAGGCCCTGCCCGGCCTCTATGCCGTCGCCATGCCGGCGGTCATCTCCGCCATTCCCCAGCCCGAGAACATTCCGCTGACCGTCCTGTTCGAGGACGCGCATCTGATCGTCATCGACAAGCCTGCGGGGATGGCAGTCCACCCCGCTCCCGGCAGCGAGACCGGCACCCTCGTCAACGCCCTGCTGCACCATTGCGCCACCTCGCTCTCCGGCATCGGCGGTGTCGCCCGTCCCGGAATCGTCCACCGGCTCGACAAACACACCTCCGGCGTCATGGTCGCGGCCAAGTCGGACGCCGCCCATGCCGGTCTGTCCGCCCTGTTCGCCGCCCACGATATCGAGCGGACCTATATCGCCCTGGTCCGTGGCGCGCCGCAGCCCGAGAAGGGCCGCATCGTCTCAAACCTCGGTCGCTCGACCGGTGATCGCAAGAAGATGGCGGTGCTCAGGGTCGGCGGTCGGGAAGCCATCACCGACTATGTGGTCGAGGCCATGTTCGGCGCATCGCCGAGAAAGGGCAGTCGGCCGGCCACTCCGCCCCTCGCCGCCCGCGTCGCCTGCACCCTCCACACCGGCCGCACCCATCAGATCCGCGTGCACATGGCCTCAAAAGGCTCTCCGCTGCTGGGCGACCCCGTCTACGGCACGGGCAGTCCGGCCAATCCGGTCCGCGCCGCCATCGAGACCGCCGGCCTGACCCGCCAGGCGCTCCACGCGACCATTCTCGGCTTCGACCACCCGGTCACCGGCGAGGCCCTGCGGTTCGAGACGTCGCCGCCGGCCGACATGCTGATACTTGAAGCGGCGCTCGCTGGCCTGTGA
- a CDS encoding DUF2799 domain-containing protein, translating into MRLLLLAAAGGAALALASCATMSKDQCLAGAWGEVGYRDGLEGQPMTLLADHEKACAEYGVAPDVVAYSSARNDGLNGYCRWERGFREGREGDTYHGVCTRQQEEEFLPAYQDGQVVYAAEQALTNARSSVASLGSRLEELDDKITAKQAEARAEGLTDEQRDAIRNRIQEIRRERADTERDWRRAQRAIDDAERDVRDVRRRFQGQYGGW; encoded by the coding sequence ATGAGATTGTTGCTGCTTGCCGCCGCCGGAGGCGCGGCGCTCGCGCTGGCCAGCTGCGCGACCATGTCCAAGGACCAATGCCTGGCCGGCGCCTGGGGCGAGGTGGGCTATCGTGACGGGCTGGAAGGCCAGCCGATGACCCTGCTGGCGGACCATGAGAAGGCCTGCGCGGAATATGGCGTGGCACCCGACGTCGTCGCCTACAGCTCGGCCCGCAACGACGGGCTGAACGGCTATTGCCGGTGGGAGCGCGGGTTCCGGGAAGGCCGGGAGGGCGACACCTATCACGGGGTCTGCACGCGGCAGCAGGAGGAGGAATTCCTGCCGGCCTATCAGGACGGCCAGGTGGTCTATGCGGCGGAACAGGCGCTGACGAATGCGCGCAGTAGCGTCGCAAGCCTCGGCTCGCGCCTGGAGGAGCTTGACGACAAGATCACGGCCAAACAGGCCGAGGCGCGGGCGGAAGGCCTGACCGATGAGCAGCGCGATGCCATCCGCAACCGCATCCAGGAAATCCGCCGCGAGCGGGCGGACACCGAGCGCGACTGGCGTCGGGCGCAGAGGGCGATCGACGATGCCGAGCGCGACGTTCGGGACGTCCGCCGTCGGTTCCAGGGTCAGTACGGCGGCTGGTGA
- the fba gene encoding fructose-bisphosphate aldolase class II (catalyzes the reversible aldol condensation of dihydroxyacetonephosphate and glyceraldehyde 3-phosphate in the Calvin cycle, glycolysis, and/or gluconeogenesis), with amino-acid sequence MARITLRQLLDHAAENDYGLPAYNINNMEQGLAIMEAAEAVNAPVIIQASRGARSYANDIVLAKLIDALAELYPHIPVCMHQDHGNGPATCATAIQYGFTSVMMDGSLEEDAKTPASYEYNVDVTRRVVQMAHSCGVSVEGELGVLGSLETGMGEAEDGHGFEGKLDHSALLTDPDQAVDFVGQTKVDALAIAMGTSHGAYKFSRQPDGEVLAMNVIEEIHRRLPDTHLVMHGSSSVPQDLQDIINAYGGQMPQTWGVPVEEIQRGIKHGVRKINIDTDNRMAMTGAVRKLLAEKPGEFDPRAWLKPAKEAMRKLCVERYQQFGCEGQASKIRPLSTAQMAQRYASGELNPHFGASASKAA; translated from the coding sequence ATGGCGCGCATCACGCTGCGACAGCTTCTCGATCACGCGGCGGAAAACGACTACGGCCTGCCCGCCTACAACATCAACAACATGGAACAGGGCCTGGCCATCATGGAGGCCGCCGAGGCGGTCAACGCCCCGGTCATCATCCAGGCCAGCCGCGGTGCCCGCAGCTACGCCAATGACATCGTCCTGGCCAAGCTGATCGACGCCCTGGCCGAACTGTATCCGCACATCCCGGTCTGCATGCACCAGGATCACGGGAATGGCCCGGCCACCTGCGCGACCGCCATCCAGTACGGCTTCACCTCGGTGATGATGGACGGCTCGCTGGAAGAGGACGCCAAGACCCCCGCCAGCTACGAGTACAACGTCGACGTCACCCGCCGCGTGGTCCAGATGGCCCACAGCTGCGGCGTCTCGGTCGAGGGCGAACTGGGTGTGCTGGGCTCTCTGGAAACCGGCATGGGCGAGGCCGAGGACGGCCACGGCTTCGAGGGCAAGCTGGATCACTCCGCCCTGCTGACCGACCCCGACCAGGCTGTGGACTTCGTCGGCCAGACCAAGGTTGATGCCCTCGCCATCGCCATGGGCACCAGCCACGGGGCCTACAAATTCAGCCGCCAGCCGGATGGCGAGGTCCTCGCCATGAACGTGATCGAGGAAATCCACCGCCGCCTGCCGGACACCCATCTGGTCATGCACGGCTCGTCCTCGGTGCCGCAGGACCTGCAGGACATCATCAACGCCTACGGCGGTCAGATGCCCCAGACCTGGGGCGTGCCGGTTGAGGAAATCCAGCGCGGCATCAAACACGGCGTGCGCAAGATCAACATCGACACCGACAACCGCATGGCCATGACCGGCGCGGTGCGCAAACTGCTGGCGGAAAAGCCGGGCGAGTTCGATCCGCGCGCCTGGCTGAAGCCCGCCAAGGAGGCCATGCGCAAGCTGTGCGTCGAGCGCTATCAGCAGTTCGGCTGCGAGGGCCAGGCCTCGAAGATCCGGCCGCTCTCCACGGCGCAGATGGCCCAGCGCTACGCCAGCGGGGAACTGAACCCGCACTTCGGCGCCTCGGCCTCCAAGGCCGCCTGA
- a CDS encoding phosphoglycerate kinase — protein MTFRTLDDAPALAGKTALVRVDFNVPMEGGKVTEDTRLRVALPTINKLRDAGARVALLAHFDRPKGKVVPSMSLQPVVDDLEHLLGAPVRFATDCVGDEAKAMISDLPLGGVVLLENVRFHAGEEANDPAFAAQLAELGDVYVNDAFSAAHRAHASTEGLARLLPAYAGESMRRELDALDAALGKPKKPVIGIVGGAKVSTKLDLLKNLVSKLDRLAIGGGMANTFLFAQGVDIGGSLAERDMADTAREILAEAKARGCEILLPVDFVVATEVKPGAAARPVVAGQPLSADDKILDAGPATVARLVDALTASKTLIWNGPLGVFEVPPFDVATVAVAHRAAALAKAGVLIAVGGGGDTVAALHHAGVADDMTFVSTAGGAFLEWMEGKPLPGVEALRA, from the coding sequence ATGACTTTCCGCACCCTCGACGACGCCCCCGCCCTCGCCGGCAAGACCGCCCTCGTCCGCGTGGATTTCAACGTCCCGATGGAGGGCGGCAAGGTCACCGAGGACACCCGCCTGCGGGTCGCCCTGCCGACGATCAACAAGCTGCGCGATGCCGGTGCCCGGGTCGCCCTGCTGGCCCATTTCGACCGGCCCAAGGGCAAGGTCGTCCCCTCGATGAGCCTGCAGCCCGTGGTCGACGACCTCGAACACCTGCTCGGCGCCCCGGTCCGGTTCGCGACCGACTGCGTGGGGGATGAGGCGAAGGCCATGATCTCCGACCTGCCCTTGGGCGGCGTCGTCCTGCTCGAAAACGTCCGCTTCCACGCCGGGGAGGAGGCCAACGATCCGGCCTTCGCCGCCCAGCTGGCCGAACTCGGCGACGTCTATGTCAATGACGCCTTCTCCGCCGCCCACCGCGCCCACGCCTCGACCGAGGGCCTCGCCCGCCTGCTGCCCGCCTATGCCGGCGAGTCGATGCGCCGCGAGCTCGACGCGCTCGACGCCGCGCTCGGCAAGCCGAAGAAGCCGGTCATCGGCATCGTCGGCGGGGCCAAGGTCTCGACCAAGCTGGACCTGCTGAAGAACCTGGTCAGCAAGCTGGACCGGCTCGCCATAGGCGGCGGCATGGCCAACACCTTCCTGTTCGCGCAAGGGGTCGACATCGGCGGCTCCCTGGCCGAGCGCGACATGGCCGACACGGCCCGTGAGATCCTCGCCGAGGCGAAGGCCCGCGGCTGCGAGATCCTGCTGCCCGTGGACTTCGTCGTGGCCACCGAGGTCAAGCCCGGCGCGGCCGCCCGCCCCGTCGTCGCGGGTCAGCCGCTTTCCGCCGACGACAAGATACTCGACGCCGGCCCGGCCACCGTCGCGCGTCTCGTCGACGCCCTGACCGCCTCGAAAACGCTGATCTGGAACGGTCCGCTCGGCGTGTTCGAAGTGCCGCCGTTCGACGTGGCCACCGTCGCGGTTGCCCATCGTGCGGCCGCCCTCGCCAAAGCCGGCGTCCTGATCGCCGTCGGCGGCGGCGGCGACACGGTCGCGGCCCTGCATCACGCGGGCGTGGCGGACGACATGACCTTCGTTTCGACCGCCGGCGGGGCCTTCCTGGAGTGGATGGAAGGCAAGCCCCTGCCGGGCGTCGAGGCCTTGCGGGCCTGA
- the gap gene encoding type I glyceraldehyde-3-phosphate dehydrogenase has protein sequence MTVRVAINGFGRIGRLVLRSIVEHGRRDIEVVAINDLGPVETNAHLLKYDSVHGRFPGTIEHGDGWIDVGMGKIRVTAERDPARLPHKELNVDIAFECTGIFTTKEKASAHLTAGAKRVLVSAPCDGADKTIVYKVNHETLTADDIIVSNGSCTTNALAPVAKVLHDLFGIERGYMTTIHAYTGDQPTLDTMHKDLYRGRAAALSMIPTSTGAAKALGLVLPALKGKLDGSSIRVPTPNVSVVDLKVVAGREVTVEEINAAIQAAADGPMKGVLATTDEALVSTDLNHIAASSTAALPQTQVVDGKLARVLTWYDNEWGFATRMADTALVMSKLI, from the coding sequence ATGACCGTCCGCGTCGCCATCAATGGTTTCGGCCGCATCGGCCGCCTCGTCCTGCGCTCCATCGTCGAGCACGGCCGTCGTGATATTGAAGTGGTGGCGATCAACGATCTGGGTCCGGTCGAGACCAACGCCCACCTGCTGAAGTATGACTCGGTCCACGGCCGCTTCCCCGGAACGATCGAACACGGCGACGGCTGGATCGACGTGGGCATGGGCAAGATCAGGGTCACCGCCGAGCGTGACCCGGCCAGGCTCCCGCACAAGGAGCTGAACGTCGACATCGCCTTCGAATGCACCGGCATCTTCACGACGAAGGAAAAGGCCTCGGCCCACCTGACCGCCGGCGCGAAGCGCGTTCTGGTCTCGGCCCCCTGCGACGGTGCCGACAAGACCATCGTCTACAAGGTCAACCATGAGACCCTGACCGCCGACGACATCATCGTCTCCAACGGCTCGTGCACCACCAACGCACTGGCCCCGGTGGCCAAGGTCCTGCACGACCTGTTCGGCATCGAGCGCGGCTATATGACCACCATCCACGCCTACACCGGCGACCAGCCGACGCTGGATACGATGCACAAGGACCTCTACCGCGGGCGCGCCGCCGCCCTGTCGATGATCCCGACCTCGACCGGTGCCGCCAAGGCCCTCGGCCTCGTCCTGCCGGCCCTGAAGGGCAAGCTCGACGGCTCCTCGATCCGCGTCCCGACCCCGAACGTCTCGGTCGTCGACCTGAAGGTCGTCGCCGGCCGCGAGGTCACCGTGGAAGAGATCAACGCCGCCATCCAGGCCGCCGCTGACGGCCCGATGAAGGGCGTTCTGGCCACCACCGACGAGGCCCTTGTCTCCACCGACCTCAATCACATCGCCGCCTCCTCCACCGCCGCCCTGCCCCAGACCCAGGTCGTCGATGGCAAGCTCGCCCGCGTCCTGACCTGGTACGACAACGAGTGGGGCTTCGCGACGCGGATGGCCGACACGGCGCTGGTGATGAGCAAGCTGATCTGA
- a CDS encoding ATP-binding protein → MRRPSSFPVMVQVAALAVLAVIMSQAVAFGVVVFAPEPRPAGFSIGAAADALKGEPAETADGRALRRRIVDRPPGPEIDNGLDPMALAIRAGLAQRLGVEPDAVRVTVDHGQGRRRAPGPTEDVSVNGRVDFVLVRPEFRPDGGPDKVGRDAPRAPSAAAPGIMVPVPAPSSEQTVIVRRGADIEAQLRMHHTGPPGPQGEAFVIDRETRQFTVRADSLTFAPFSASVRQPDGRWATVEPPRGLLSPWQQRILLALGISMLLLAPLVWWMARRLTRPIRVFADAAERLGADPEAEPLTPSGPSEVRTAIHAFNDMQASLRDHMRRRTQTVAAIAHDLRTPLTRLRFRAEQAPEAVRDRMAADIEEMDALIAQAMAYVRGEATPERRETFDLDALAADCAAGFSETGGAVAFDGGGALGVEADPAALRRALANLIANAVKYGGAARVKAFAMDGRAVITVEDDGPGLPEDELEAVFEPFHRAERSRSRETGGAGLGLTVARQAARAHGGDVTLTNRSDGGLVARLDLPLASAD, encoded by the coding sequence ATGAGGCGCCCCTCGTCCTTCCCCGTCATGGTCCAGGTAGCGGCCCTGGCCGTGCTGGCCGTGATCATGTCCCAGGCGGTGGCTTTCGGCGTGGTCGTGTTTGCGCCCGAGCCTCGCCCGGCCGGCTTCAGCATCGGCGCCGCGGCCGACGCCCTGAAGGGCGAGCCGGCCGAGACGGCCGACGGCCGCGCCCTGCGTCGCCGGATCGTCGACCGGCCGCCGGGACCGGAGATCGACAACGGGCTGGACCCGATGGCCCTGGCCATCCGCGCCGGACTCGCCCAGCGGCTGGGGGTTGAACCGGACGCTGTCAGGGTCACGGTCGATCACGGCCAGGGTCGCCGGCGCGCGCCCGGCCCGACTGAGGACGTCTCGGTCAACGGGCGTGTGGACTTCGTTCTGGTGCGCCCCGAATTCCGCCCCGACGGAGGTCCGGACAAGGTCGGGCGGGATGCACCACGCGCGCCGTCGGCTGCAGCGCCCGGCATCATGGTTCCTGTTCCTGCCCCCTCGTCCGAACAGACGGTGATCGTGCGTCGCGGTGCCGACATCGAGGCCCAGCTGCGGATGCACCACACCGGGCCTCCCGGTCCGCAGGGCGAGGCCTTCGTCATCGACCGGGAAACCCGCCAGTTCACCGTCCGGGCCGACAGCCTGACCTTCGCGCCCTTCTCCGCCTCCGTTCGACAGCCGGACGGACGCTGGGCCACGGTCGAGCCGCCGCGTGGCCTGCTTTCGCCCTGGCAGCAGCGCATTCTGCTGGCCCTCGGCATATCCATGCTGCTGCTGGCACCGCTGGTCTGGTGGATGGCGCGCAGGCTGACCCGGCCGATCCGCGTCTTTGCCGACGCCGCCGAACGGCTGGGTGCCGATCCCGAGGCCGAGCCGCTGACGCCCTCCGGCCCCAGCGAGGTGCGCACCGCCATCCACGCCTTCAACGACATGCAGGCCTCCCTGCGTGACCACATGCGCCGCCGGACCCAGACCGTCGCCGCGATCGCGCACGACCTGCGCACCCCCCTGACCCGTCTGCGCTTCCGCGCCGAACAGGCACCCGAGGCTGTGCGCGACCGCATGGCCGCTGACATCGAGGAGATGGATGCCCTCATCGCCCAGGCCATGGCCTATGTGCGGGGCGAGGCAACGCCTGAACGGCGCGAGACCTTCGATCTGGACGCGCTCGCCGCCGACTGCGCCGCGGGCTTCTCCGAGACCGGCGGTGCCGTGGCCTTCGACGGCGGCGGTGCCCTGGGGGTCGAGGCCGATCCCGCCGCCCTGCGGCGCGCCCTGGCCAACCTGATCGCCAACGCCGTCAAATACGGCGGCGCGGCCCGGGTGAAGGCCTTCGCCATGGACGGTCGCGCGGTGATCACGGTGGAGGATGACGGCCCCGGCCTGCCCGAAGACGAACTCGAGGCCGTGTTCGAGCCCTTCCACCGCGCGGAGCGTTCCCGCAGCCGCGAGACCGGCGGGGCGGGCCTTGGCCTGACCGTCGCCCGTCAGGCGGCGCGCGCCCATGGCGGCGATGTCACCCTGACCAACCGGAGCGACGGCGGCTTGGTCGCCCGGCTGGACCTCCCCCTGGCCTCAGCGGACTGA
- a CDS encoding response regulator has product MQADAAPRILVVDDDPGIREVLCDYLVLHGYDAVGAASAAEMDRAVAQQAPDLIVLDLMMPGEDGLSVCRRLAGKGPPIVMLSAMGEDTDRIIGLELGADDYLAKPCNPRELLARVRAVLRRPRDEAAAEGPALTFAGWRLDLLRRELTRPDGRAVSLSAGEFALLRAFAERPGRVLTRDQLLERARGAEADVFDRAMDVQISRLRKKLDDGSGLEMIQTLRGEGYMFDVRVERHNGPIRGAA; this is encoded by the coding sequence ATGCAAGCCGACGCCGCTCCCCGTATTCTCGTTGTCGACGACGACCCCGGCATCCGCGAGGTGCTGTGCGACTATCTGGTCCTGCACGGCTACGACGCGGTCGGTGCCGCCTCGGCCGCGGAAATGGATCGTGCCGTCGCGCAGCAGGCACCGGATCTCATTGTGCTTGACCTGATGATGCCGGGCGAGGACGGGCTGTCGGTCTGCCGCCGTCTGGCCGGCAAGGGACCACCGATCGTCATGCTCTCGGCCATGGGCGAGGACACCGACCGGATCATCGGCCTGGAGCTCGGGGCCGACGACTACCTGGCCAAACCCTGCAATCCCCGCGAACTGCTGGCCCGCGTCCGCGCCGTGCTGCGCCGCCCGCGCGACGAAGCCGCGGCCGAAGGCCCGGCCCTGACCTTCGCCGGCTGGCGGCTTGATCTTCTGCGCAGGGAACTGACCCGGCCGGATGGGCGGGCCGTGTCCCTGTCGGCCGGGGAGTTCGCCCTGCTGCGCGCCTTCGCCGAACGGCCGGGCCGTGTCCTGACCCGCGACCAGCTGCTGGAACGCGCCCGGGGCGCCGAGGCCGATGTCTTCGACCGGGCCATGGATGTGCAGATCAGTCGGCTTCGAAAGAAGCTGGATGACGGCTCCGGTCTGGAAATGATCCAGACCCTGCGCGGCGAGGGCTATATGTTCGACGTCAGGGTCGAGCGCCACAACGGTCCGATCCGGGGTGCCGCATGA
- a CDS encoding S41 family peptidase translates to MILRRSFRMLTVTAAMSLVLIAAPVLAADPEAPTPVPVAAAVASPERARMNQRVFDRVWYEVRGQYYDPELHGVDWNAARRTWRPVALAAPDDRTLYRALGEMLDLLDDDHAGASPPAVARRQDTVRQRRAAIGVSLRPEPSGESYLIEQVRPDSPAAEAGLAVGWRLVTGEGAPWTPEQDIAEGRPVTLSLVDTDGAARTLTLIPRLMEPAPAFVADHSRPGVLVLTVDGFEAGLGRWMGDQLANLPPETDVIIDLRGNPGGRLAEADAVLSCFLPRDRLWAARTGRSGRRVDLRTAGGCGDLDQPVTNEVAILVDANSRSAAELTPAALQEAGRAVVVGAPTAGSVLISQETRLPDGGRLSLSRADFVTVGGVRLEKRGVTPDVAAPLTPEDRLAGRDPGLGAALAALAGPRSGPVVALQAAPAL, encoded by the coding sequence ATGATCCTGCGACGCTCCTTCCGGATGCTGACAGTCACGGCGGCGATGAGTCTTGTGCTCATCGCCGCGCCTGTCCTTGCGGCCGATCCCGAGGCGCCGACGCCCGTCCCTGTCGCCGCAGCCGTCGCCAGTCCCGAGCGGGCCCGGATGAACCAACGGGTCTTTGACCGCGTCTGGTATGAGGTGCGGGGCCAGTATTACGATCCCGAGCTGCACGGCGTGGACTGGAACGCTGCGCGCCGGACCTGGCGGCCGGTCGCGCTCGCGGCGCCGGACGACCGGACCCTTTACCGCGCGCTCGGTGAGATGCTCGATCTGCTGGACGACGACCATGCGGGGGCCTCTCCGCCGGCCGTGGCTCGCCGCCAGGACACGGTCCGTCAGCGCCGCGCCGCCATCGGCGTGTCCCTGCGCCCCGAGCCGTCGGGCGAAAGCTATCTGATCGAACAGGTCCGGCCGGACTCGCCCGCCGCAGAGGCCGGTCTGGCTGTGGGCTGGCGGCTGGTCACCGGCGAAGGGGCACCATGGACCCCCGAACAGGATATTGCCGAGGGTCGGCCCGTGACCCTGTCGCTGGTCGATACCGACGGCGCAGCCCGGACCCTGACCCTGATCCCGCGCCTGATGGAGCCCGCGCCGGCCTTTGTCGCTGACCATTCCCGACCGGGTGTGCTGGTGCTGACCGTGGACGGCTTCGAGGCGGGGCTGGGCCGGTGGATGGGCGATCAACTGGCGAACCTGCCGCCCGAGACGGACGTGATCATCGATCTGCGCGGCAACCCCGGTGGGCGGCTGGCCGAGGCCGATGCCGTGCTGAGCTGTTTCCTGCCGCGTGACCGGCTGTGGGCCGCGCGCACAGGCCGCTCGGGTCGCCGGGTGGACCTGAGGACCGCCGGCGGCTGCGGCGATCTGGATCAGCCCGTGACGAACGAGGTGGCGATTCTGGTGGACGCCAACAGCCGCAGCGCCGCCGAGCTGACGCCCGCCGCTCTTCAGGAGGCGGGACGCGCGGTGGTGGTCGGGGCTCCTACGGCGGGGTCCGTCCTGATCTCCCAGGAGACCCGGCTGCCGGACGGCGGACGCCTGAGCCTCAGTCGGGCTGACTTCGTCACGGTCGGCGGGGTTCGGCTCGAAAAGCGCGGCGTGACGCCCGATGTGGCCGCGCCCCTGACCCCGGAGGACCGGCTTGCCGGTCGTGACCCCGGTCTGGGGGCCGCCCTGGCCGCCCTGGCCGGCCCCCGTTCCGGGCCCGTGGTGGCGCTCCAGGCCGCCCCGGCGCTCTAG